The region acttttttttttagtttttctgtggttttgtgttaACCCGATTTCTTCTGGTTAGAACATTTCAAGAGATGGTGCTGGGTTTGTGTCTGTGGCAGTGGCCACACACATGACACAAACTTAGGTTGAAACACCTTGTGCAAGATGTCAGTCAAAACTGAGCGTCAGGGACTGCTGTTGCTGGGAGCCCTGCCAGAGAAAGGCTGTCCCATGGCACCCCCTCGCTGCGGGGCTTTGTGGGCCCCGCTCTCAGCGCACAGTCCTGCTCCCAGCCACGCACTGTGGCGCAAATGCCGGGCTCCTGTGCCAGGGAGGCAAGGCTGAGCAGGAGGAATCTCGGTGTCAGCAGCCTATTTTCATCCGTGTGCAATGAAACCCCACAGCCAAGGCCATCCTTAATGGCCGCCACGCACAAACAATGTCCTGATTGTGCCTCACCACTTGCTCTCTCCTAGAAATGCAGCCACTGCGTTggtattaattaaaaacaaagcctGCTTGCAATGCCCAGTTTGTGAACCCGTTCTGGCAGCCACGCTGAAGCAATCCCTGTGGGGACCCGAGTTGCTTTAAGCTAACAAAAAGGGGCCACCGGATCAGCTTTCCCTGATGAAACCTGGCGCCTGAAGGTTTGATATCGCACCACAACCTGCCTGCACAAACCTACCCAGTGCTGCCGTTCCGCCGATGCTGGCCAAGGCTGTGCTAGTCTTTTGCAAGCCTGTTTGTTTGCTGTGGAAGAGCTTCGGCTGTATTATCATCTGTGTGATGACAGACTCCAGGACTGCTgctattgttttatttcaattgcAGAGAGCTTAAATCGCCCCAGTCCTGGCCCCTAACGCCACTGTGTCTGGGGctgtacaaatacagaaaaccCAGGTGGGTCTTGTTCTTCCTAAACCTCCTGCTGAGCTCCCTGGGTGTGCTGCTGGTTAAGCAAAGTAGGTCAGCGCTCCAGACACAGAGACGTACACACACATCAGACAGGAGAGATGCAAACTGGAATATTAAGCCGCCAAATGGCTGTTAAAAACTGTGCACCAGGGCAATTAAAATATTAGCATCCTTTCATGTAAGCAAAACAGACAGAAGTGGCAATTAGTTTCAGTTACAACTCTGGAGTCCTAGAGGACTGTCCTCTGAGGCATTTTCTTTTTGGCCACCTGGCAGTTGCATCCATCGATGTGACAACCCACACAGGGGTATGAACGTGACTGCATGGGCATCCACCTCCGCGCATGCAGGAGTATGATGTACAGTGTTGCATGTGATGGGACATGTGCGTATTGTCAGGCAGGAGCAAAGGCTGCTTCCCCACCTCTTGGCATTGGCCCATGACATGAAAACAGAGCAAGCACTGCCCCATCCAGTCACTCCTCTTCAGAAATGAGCTAGACAATTTTATTGAAAGTTGCTGAGCCCTTGCCCCCACCCACTGCAAAACTCCCTCAACACTTAAATGTTGTGCTGatgattaataaaaataactcCATACAGATGACTTATGGGCACAGTCTCATTCATTCAGGTTGTGactgcaaacaaaataaagagGTTGCCCCTAAAACCCTGTTCCCAGATGCTATCTGCCCCCCACGCACAGGGAAGAGCTAACAGTAGGAAAATAAACATCAATAGTTCACCAAATTCACTTCAATCTGGTTAGTGTTTGCCAAGCCGATTACTGCAAAACCAGTTAAAACCCCAATCAGGGCTAGGAAGACAGTGAGCTCTTGTGCATCAGGGAGAGCTGGTGGGGGTCAAGTTTGGGTTTTAAatgaaatcaaatttaaaaaaaaaaaaaagagacaagaaaaaagtTACCAAAATGTTTAGCCTTTGTTTTATTGAGTTACAACAAATGAGCAACAAGTTAGAAAAGTTGGATTTATTCAAACTCCCTAGCATCCTCTGTGCAGCATACTGAAAGGTGGGTAAATTTTTCAAACCCAGCTTGTCAGAGAAATGCACTGGACGGCTCTTACACCCGCTCACCTACCCACCCACGCTcctgctctccttcctcctcctcacacgTGCACGGACAGACACCCCCACACAAATCCAAATTAGCAGTATTTGAAAAAAAGTGCACCTGGGAACCTAGGATTGATCTAAAAATTTAGTGGCAAGGGTTAATCAGAAATTTCTGTTGTGCGCTACAACATCTAAAGCTGGAGGGCAGACTGTTGGTTATGGTGTCCATCCTTGTACCAGCCCAAGAAAGTTTGGATTATGAAGCATCTTAATTTCCTCACTCCAACCCCTCTGGGGGTTGTACTGCATGTTTAAACAAAAAGtgctaaaaaaagaaaccaaacaaaaaaggcatTCTAGCCAAATCTTCAGAGACCCACAGCTGGGACTGGCTTGTGAAAAGCAAAGTACAGGAGCTGGAGAAGACTTGTCTTGTAggagcacagaaaagcagagatttaaaTACTTCAACCAGTAGCAGGTGgccataaaacaaaacaaaaaagtcaaaacaacaagaaaaaaaccaaaccccaaccactCCAGAACAACCCTCCCCAATCCTGTAATGCATTTAAATGGGCTGAAATGTAAACCAGGGTGGGGATCTGGGCTCAGATGTTGATCTGCACCAAGACGACTCCAAAAGACTGCAGATCTGTcttaaaatgcttcagaaaaaaatctacctCCCCCACAAAAGACATTTCCCTCCCCAAAACCAATCCCCAAATTTTGTAATGGCACTGTATGCAAGAATAACTTGCACCTATCAAAAAGTTAACAAAATTTCCACATTGTACAAATCTGTTCCAGTAGAGGAAGAGGCTGGACAGGAAAATGGGTGGGAGAGAAGCTACGGAGAAACCTATGTACAAGgacccttttctttctttctttcttttcttttttaatgcagtaGTAGAACTTTGGCACTATAAACGATCCCGTGATGATGCTCCACGAGAGTATTTCTTGCTGTGCCTCTGCAAGCGCAGTTTGAGACTTGGGAGTCACAACACGCTACCTCACCCCAGGCAGGAAAATAGAGGTTTCTTCTATTTTCAGACAGCATTTCCCCTTCAACATCAGGGCAGTGCAGCTGAGGAGTACCCCTGCAAAAATTATAAAAGCAGTGTATTATTTTTGAAGGCACTGTGAACAACTATGTGAACCGTCAACTAACACTGTGTCCACCTGCACAGGCAGTAGCTCTGCATTTTGTATTAACCGTACCCTGAAGCCTATCCCTGTCACAGCCTGATGCTCTGGTAGTGTACCAGATTCTTGCTGTATGTAACACCCAGCTAATAACTCCCTACAGATTTCTAACAGGGACATACAGCTCAGCCTCGACTCTGCTGATCTCTCCCTACTATACAACTCGGGCAGATCTTCACACTGGCTGAAAGACGAGTGCACATGTGTTGGGGGCAGCTACTTTGTGGCACAGGACAGGTGGTGCTAAAGGTAAGACAACTTCAGGTCTTTCTCCGCCTGTAAATCCTCTcattacatactttttttttgcatgactttagaaaataattatacaAACTGCAAGACAACGGAAAAAATTGCACAAGcctgtgctctgcagagcagctccctggcTCTGCTACAACCCCTGTACCTACATAAAGGCTGCACCATGGACCAGAGATTAAAAAAtaacaccccaaaaaacaacctTCAAATACTCACCTGCCTACACATATCCCCAGttcccagcacagagcaggggCTCTATGATAAGGATTATGTTCAGCATATTTTTCCTTACTGAGGTGTGTGTGCAAGAAGTGCAAGCACCCACTCAGGCTGGAGCTGcatgcagcagcacaaggcagaTTTTCTGTGCCGTCCTCCTCACCCATACTGCAGCAGTGCTTACCAAAACCTGAGCTAACCCATTACTTCATACCTTTTATGAATGCTACTTCTAGgtctgcttttttccccaaagcagtgAGCTCTGTCCGGCATCTGCAATGCAGAAAGCAATGCGGTCGAGCCCAGTAAAAGGTCATGGGCTTGCAGCAACACCAAAGGCAGAAGTCCTCCTCACCCTTGTGACCTTCCCTCAATCAGCCCCCTGCTCCTCCTAACTCACTGGAAAATTTTAATTGCTGTCCTTAAGTCCTCCATTGCGTTACAGCTTGGGTCTCTTAACATGCCTCACTGGTTTTGGGGGAAATGGCAAGTCCTCTGTGCTTTGGCCTCACTCCCTGAAATGCTTTAGAGTGACCCAAGTTCTGCAAAACCCACCGGTCAATCCTACACTGATTTCAGGATGGAGCCTTGGAGCCCAACACCAGTAACACGCATTATATCTAGCTTTATGGATGAAACCCTAAACCACAAGGAAAATGAGAACTTGGACAGAAAGGGAGGGAAATCCCAGTGCTGTTAATTTTTACCAGTTCTAGACATCGAGGAACGCACTGGGCCACCAGCAACTGAGTGATCTTAGCTCCTGTAGTAGTGCAAAAGAGGTTGGAGACACCAAGAAGACCCAGATTGCCTATGACGCCCAGTACGATGCATACAGAAGAAGCAAGGGTTGACTtccttcagactttttttttttttttttttcctcttctctctggtGTGTGACTTCCAGACATGGTTTTCCTTTCGCACATCTCCACAGAGCGGTGGTCACAGCCATGGAGAGCCAGGGCATGCATCTTTTGGTGTGTCTACCTACCTCGCTCCCACCATGAGCCACAAACGTTGGTGCCTACATCTTGTAGGATTTGGGCTTAAATTGGAGGTCAGGAGATAActaaaaaagaaagtttatgGTAGAGAAGGTggtagtggggaaaaaaagtatgcttctgagaaaaaaaaccaaaagctctGGGCTGAGGTGATACTGATCTTGGGAAAACCCCACGGGGAGACAACGCTGTGAAGAAAGCCAGCGGTAGCTGCCAACCACTCTGGCACGCTCTGGTTCCGCTCTCATGTCTGAGCTGCGATTTACTGTATTTAATTTAGGACCAGTTTCTGTTTGTCAGGCTTGTGCAAATGGGAACAACAGACCTAATTTTGACCCGTGCTGTTGGAAGGCAGGAATATCTCTACTGATGAAGCTAAAGCACTCTCCTGATAGAGCAGTTAGGCCCTGTTACATGAGGGATATGAGGCTTCATTGTTCAGCATCTGGAGCATTTTCAGTGATGGTTTTAGTACACCCTACAGCACCCACCCAACATCTTGAAGGCTCCAACACCCTATGGGGACAGGTCTCCCAGCCTCACTGTTTGGGAAACCTGACCTGTTCCACGGAATAAACCCAATTTTGCCAAAAGCTTCAGATATGGAGTTAGTAATGGAGCTTTTTCTTAGTCCAGGCATGGTATTTCAGAGCCTGGCATGAACCATGCTCTCACCGAGGCCAGGAGCTCATGAAACTCCCActagctgcagcagcagcatctgccaAACACCGATCAGTTTTCAAAAACCTCAATTTTTTAAGGTGTAAGGTCTGTCTAGGCTGTAACACAAATATTCCCTAATAGTTTCAGAAACTCCTAAAGCTACACACCATGAGCAGAGAGTTTCTGAGATGGTCTGGAAGAGCTCAGGTTTTACAGAAGCTGCACACAAATTCAGCCAACAACAGGAGTATGGAGATCAATCACTGAAAAACTTTAAACTATGTACATCAAGCGGAGAAAACAGCAACACCATGAATATCAAAGGAGCATGTTTCTGTCCAGTGTAGGGTTCAGCAGTGAAAGTTTCACCTAATGACTATGGCTGTGTGAGAGTCAAGAGAAGTAGTCCCTTGTCAGCTCTTCTGTCCACCTCTTACATGTGGACAGGACCTCTACGGTACCAAGGAGTATGATGTCAGGAAAAATCAGACTTTCATATGACAACAGGCAGAAACAAGCTCTCCATCAGGTCTTACGCAGTCTTTGCTTCTGAAACATAACCTGGATGTCACCTAAGATAACATCTTGTTAATTTAACACCGAAGTTTTAGTTAAAAATTATGTAGGGTAGTCTTCACAAAGATAAGAGTGGAAGtttattctgaaggaaaaaggagCCAGTAGCTGGAATTTTTTCACAGGTCCTGTCAGCATTGGGTATAAAGCTTCCAGCTTTTGAGTCACAACGCCTGTGACAATGCCTCCATACGAGCATCAGAGAGCAGGCACTTAGTTTCTGGACTAAGACTTACGGgaagaataaaggaaaatgaaaaagacttTGGGCTTTTGTCAAATCCCCAGGCCAACATGCTGAGAAACAGGCAAAGAGCAGAGGACAAAATGGTTCTCTGATCTTACTGCATGGTCTTCATAGTGAAGCCCTGCTCCAGTGCATCTCTTCCCAGTAGGTGCATTTTACAACCAGCCACAGGAAAGCACCTCATCAAAAGGATAACCTAGCAAAAGTTCAACTGAGATCAAAGTTCTTACTAAAATTCCTCTCTGGTAACACTTGAGTACCTCCACAACCCTGGTGCTTTATGGTCAGCCAAGGGCACAAAGGCAGGAGGTTCACCCCAATGTACCCTACACTGCCTCAGAATCACAAAAATGCAGGCACCAAACTTACACTGCTGGAAGAAGGCTCTTGCAGAGCTTGGTTTCATGGTACAAGAGGTTTCTAAGAAATCGTCATTTCAGGCAACCTTCTgctctcctgccctccttcccaTTCCCTCTGGCAGTCCTTGGTCCGCTCCCTCAGTACAAACATTTATAGctagaagggggaagggatctggAATAACtaccctgaaaaaaataaaatcccacaaTGCATTTATTCATCGTGCCTTTGATTTTAAAAGGCAGATCAGATCCTGGCTCTCCTTTCTTATGTTACCGCACAACCAACAGTGGCACCCCAGTGTGCCTCCAGCAGATGTTCCCATCTCCTTCCACCTTTAATCTCTGCCTTTGCCACACAGGTAACACAACCTCCTCCTCACATCCCTAATTACCAACTTCTGCAAGCATAATGCTGGACAGTGTCTTGCACTGCAGTCTGGAGCTTTAAGATATTTAGTGATACAGATGCTGCAATAACATTTCTCAAAATTAGATGGCATAATTTGTAGTTCAAACTAAAACCACTGCACGGTTTCCCTTTTCAACTCAGAGAAAATGTCCAGGAGACTTCTGGACAAGTATTGCACGAGTAGAAAGTGGAGAGCTCTAGGCTAGCCAGCAGAGCTTGTCAAGAAAAAACTGCATCTCTGCAACACAGTAGTTCAATTCAAGTACTGCCAACTGCAATAGTAAAAGTCTTCAGTGCAAGTGTGGAGGGACTTCTAAACTTCTATCAGTCcaggtttttgtatttttttttaaaaagaaatgctaaagTATATTATACTTATTAGACACTAAAAAACTACTAACTCCTTCTAAAATAGGTGTTCTCTCACTGTGGTTGTTACTGCAGGGTGCCAAGCCTTCTGTGGGATGTTTTAGCTTAAGACAACTCCAGTTTGGGAGAGACAGACTTGGTTACACTGAGCACAAAATGTTACAGGCTCCAGTGAACTCAATTCAACATGCAAGTCAAGAAATGCTGACAGTGCTTACTGTAGATTTATACCTGTGCAACTGTGATCAGAAACAGGCTTCAGGTCTCCAAAATAACACATTCTTTCACATTGTGAAAGATCGTACAAAACCCCCTTAAAGAAAAGCCCTGCAGCTTGCTTTTAAATTCAAGATCCTGTGAAGAAGAGCTGCTAAAACACCCACACAGCTTAGTCTGGGGCATTTCCTAAGCCTCTGAGCAAGCAGAACAAAGTCGGGTTGGAGACAGTTCTCACCTGCAAGAGGAAGAGAGCACATTTACATGAGTCGCTTCAGTccccacaacatttttttttttttgcttgctgttGCATAAAGAAACATCTCTGGCTTGGGCCCTTCCCCCAGTGACCTTTTATTCTGAGCAGGGCAGGATGCTGCAAAGGAACTACCCGAGGTGGAAAAACAGGCACAGCCTCTATTTACGGGAGATCAATGATCTGTTAGCAAGGGGGATGTTAGCAACTAGTGTTACTTACTACTTCTTCACATGGCTCAGCTGGTATGTTTTACATCAAGTATTGCTGAGGTTACATAGGTCATTTGAAGGCAAAAACTTTAAGGCTTAATCACTTATTGCCaaaacaaagaagtaaaaaaaaaaaaaagtctcccttATTCAGGACTTGATCCACAGGAGACAAGAAACACGGCAAAGGGCACTAACCCCTCCCCTACCATGCAGTTGCTTTAATTTACAAGCAGGATGGGTCTCCCTTTTGTTCAGGCATCCAGCAGGCACAAAGATCCAGCAGTGATGGGATCCAGTGATTTATACTGAAGAAGGGCTACAGGATTCTGGAAGCACACCCAGACAGAGGCAGGCTCAGACAAACAGGGCACCATCAGCATTACCTGTCTATACGTGGGAATTGTCTCCAGATATACTTTCAGAGTCAAAGTCCGCCAGCTCTGCCTGGCCTTCGGGTGCTGTTTGGCTCCAGCTGTCTGTACAGTCCGATGCAGCATCATCCTCACCCACTGTCACCTCCACCCAGTTGACCTCCGCTGGTTCCTCGTTCTCCTCGCTGCCGTGGCCATCGTGGCTGTTGCACTCCAACCTGTCCGTACCCTCCGCTTGATTCCCCAACAAAGAGTCTTTCAGTGGTTCACAGTCTCTTTTAGCTCTCACCACTAGTTTCCCCCCATTCTCTTCATTCAGTTTTTTATGTTCCTGGTAATGCTGCTGAGGCACCTCATTACCATTCTTTGGACTCTCGATGTGTTTTGATCCCTTTTTCTGGCTTTGCTCGTTACGACCATCAACAGCGTACTGTTGCTGGTACTGGTCTATCCATTTAAGTGACCCCGTTCTTAGTGAAGACCGGTTTTCCTTGAACCAGCGAACTATTTCAGTTCTTGTGAGCCCAGTCTGAGATGCTAACTGGTCATACTCCTGAGGCGATGGCCACTGGGTTCTTGCAAATGTGCTTTTCAGTAGATGAATCTGCTCTTGGGTTTTCTTAAATGTGGTGGAGGACCCAGATAAAGCACCAGGGAGCTGAGAGCTACTCAAGAGTTCTGCCTGGCTTATTGCACCGTTGGGGGTTCcttgttctttaatttttctgtatgaTCCCATTGAGTCCAAGACAGCTTGCTCCATGCTGTCCCTTATCTTTCTCCGCTCAGAAAACCATGAATCTATCTCCCTCCTACTCAGCTTAGTCTCCACTCGAAGCCTGTCCAATTCTCCTTGGGTAGGAAAAGAGCACCTTAGGAAACTTTCCTCAAGGGCTCTAAGTTGCTCTTGGGTTTTCTCTTTGAATCTCTGGGGAGTAAAATCTGTGTATGGGTGAAATGAACGGCTGTGTCGACCAGCTGAAGGTGCTATTTGATCTCTCCCTAAAGCATCACCAGGGATGTGCACTATACCCCTTTGACTTCTGTACCTGTGATCACTGAACCACTTCTTGATCTCGCTCCTGGAGAGACCCGTCGCCTCTATCAGCCGGTAGACTTCTGCATCATCGGGAAACTGGCTTGCCATGAAACTGGCCTTCAGCTCTGCTATCTGTTCCTTCGTCTTTTTTCGCTCACTGGCTGGTGTCAATGGTACAGTAGTCAACTTGGCAGGAATCTCAGGCACCTGAACTACATGAGGACGCTTGGCCTCTGGGGCATTTGATAAGGTTTGTATTGTCCTCTTTTGCCCCTGGTTTGGGGCAACAGCAAGTGTAATTGGTGAACAGGAAACGGTTGAACCATTTGACACAGGAGTCAAAACCAGACCAGTCTGGCCTAGTATCTGACAAGGCAAAGCTGTCTGGATGATGGGCTGGGGCATTTTTGCAGTTGTCAAAGGAGCTGGCAGGACAGTGATAGTTTGGGGAACTGCCTGGATAGTACCATTGAACATCTTCTTTCTTGCCTCCTCCACTTCTTCAGGAGACCAACTTATGCCATGCTTCAAACGCTGCGTAGCAAACCAGATTCGGATTTGTTCTTCTGGATGTTTTGATGCTGCTGTCAACCATGACAACTCTGCTTGTGTTGGGTAAGGAAATTTATTAAAGGAGTTGATCATGGTTGCATTAGTGTCCAGTGCAGAGTTGTATTTGGTACTGTTCAGAGGTACCGGGACCTTGGGGACAAGGTTAATATTTGGTGGCAGCTGTACAGAGGGCATAACATGGGCTAACACATCATGGAGAAGGTCTCCATTTATACAAGCAATAGCTTCAGTGGCTTCAGTTATGATGCGGGGGAGAGTGCCCTCCACATGGTTTTCAGTAACTCCCTCTTCCGGCTTTTTGGGACCCTTCTTGGTTTCCCCTTTAGGCTTTCCCAGTTTTGTCACTGGCGTTTTACTTGCACTAATTCCCCCATGAAGTGAATCATCACACTCTGCATTTTCTAGCCCAGAGCTTGTGACAGTGACATCGTTAGCAGTGGTCTCAATGGACTGCTCTAAAACAGTCTGATTATTGCGtttaattaattt is a window of Athene noctua chromosome 2, bAthNoc1.hap1.1, whole genome shotgun sequence DNA encoding:
- the ZHX2 gene encoding zinc fingers and homeoboxes protein 2; the encoded protein is MASKRKSTTPCMVRTSEVMEQEGAEGIEAPKEKGAGALQQDSKKNWPSESSVKDCEVVEAKPSAENQSKKPQGGYECKYCPYSTQNLNEFTEHVDTQHPNVILNPLYVCAECNFTTKKYDSLSDHNTKYHPGETNFKLKLIKRNNQTVLEQSIETTANDVTVTSSGLENAECDDSLHGGISASKTPVTKLGKPKGETKKGPKKPEEGVTENHVEGTLPRIITEATEAIACINGDLLHDVLAHVMPSVQLPPNINLVPKVPVPLNSTKYNSALDTNATMINSFNKFPYPTQAELSWLTAASKHPEEQIRIWFATQRLKHGISWSPEEVEEARKKMFNGTIQAVPQTITVLPAPLTTAKMPQPIIQTALPCQILGQTGLVLTPVSNGSTVSCSPITLAVAPNQGQKRTIQTLSNAPEAKRPHVVQVPEIPAKLTTVPLTPASERKKTKEQIAELKASFMASQFPDDAEVYRLIEATGLSRSEIKKWFSDHRYRSQRGIVHIPGDALGRDQIAPSAGRHSRSFHPYTDFTPQRFKEKTQEQLRALEESFLRCSFPTQGELDRLRVETKLSRREIDSWFSERRKIRDSMEQAVLDSMGSYRKIKEQGTPNGAISQAELLSSSQLPGALSGSSTTFKKTQEQIHLLKSTFARTQWPSPQEYDQLASQTGLTRTEIVRWFKENRSSLRTGSLKWIDQYQQQYAVDGRNEQSQKKGSKHIESPKNGNEVPQQHYQEHKKLNEENGGKLVVRAKRDCEPLKDSLLGNQAEGTDRLECNSHDGHGSEENEEPAEVNWVEVTVGEDDAASDCTDSWSQTAPEGQAELADFDSESISGDNSHV